One window from the genome of Dyadobacter sp. CECT 9275 encodes:
- a CDS encoding bifunctional 4-hydroxy-2-oxoglutarate aldolase/2-dehydro-3-deoxy-phosphogluconate aldolase — protein MSNKKFSWELFEKVPIVGIVRNIGLEDIRQILPVCREAGLTTIEITMNTRGAAEIIKYAIENEHSGLNIGAGTVCSKEDLEAALEAGAQFIVTPIINKKVIRSCVKKGIPIFPGAYTPTEIYHAWSLGASMVKIYPATSLGPAFIKDLKAPLNNIKVLPTGGVSLDNILEFKKAGADGYGIGGQLFDKQLIQQKNWEGLRNHIQQYINKLSSNDRY, from the coding sequence ATGAGTAATAAGAAATTTTCATGGGAATTATTTGAGAAAGTACCCATTGTAGGTATCGTTCGTAACATCGGTCTGGAGGATATCAGACAGATCCTCCCGGTTTGCAGGGAAGCAGGCCTCACTACAATTGAGATCACCATGAATACCCGGGGTGCCGCAGAAATAATTAAGTATGCTATCGAAAATGAGCACAGTGGTCTTAATATCGGAGCGGGTACGGTATGTTCGAAGGAAGATCTGGAAGCGGCTCTGGAAGCTGGAGCGCAGTTTATTGTTACTCCGATCATCAATAAAAAAGTGATCAGATCCTGTGTCAAAAAAGGTATCCCGATTTTCCCGGGCGCTTACACGCCAACCGAAATTTATCATGCATGGTCGCTGGGAGCTTCCATGGTTAAAATATATCCGGCAACGTCACTCGGGCCCGCCTTTATCAAGGATCTGAAAGCACCTTTGAACAACATTAAAGTACTTCCTACCGGCGGTGTAAGCCTGGATAATATTCTGGAATTTAAAAAAGCCGGTGCAGACGGCTACGGTATAGGAGGGCAATTATTTGACAAACAGCTTATTCAGCAGAAAAACTGGGAGGGGCTAAGGAATCATATTCAGCAGTATATCAATAAACTTTCATCCAATGACCGCTATTAA